The DNA sequence ATTGGGGACTTTTCGCACGGCTCCTCTTCCGGCGCCGTATCGCCGTAGTCGTACGCGCCCTCGCCCTGGATTTCGCCCGACTCGTCCACCCAGACCTGCCCGCCGCCGGGCAGCGTTATCGTGGCCCTGTACGTCTTGCCGTCCGTCTGGAATTCGAGCGTCATCCCTTTGACGCCTTCGAGATCGGTTATCGAGTTCGAGCCGTACTTCTTGTCCAGGTAATCCTTTTCCGCGAGCGTGGGCAGGTCGGCGTACGCGTTTTCGGTCGCGTAGTAAAGCGATTCCGCGAGCCGGATTTGAATGAGCGCGAGGTTCGCGCTTAGCTTCGCGGACGCGTCGGCGAAGTCGCCTTCCAGGATTTCGTCCGATTTCAATATGCCGGTGAACGCCTCGCCGAAATCCGCCATCCCTTCGGTGCTGATATTCCCGGTTTCGTCGAGCGTCATAGTCCCGCCCAGCGGCAATATTGCATAAGCGGTGTAGGACTGCTCATCCTCGGCAACCGATAAGGTGATCGAAACTCCCCGGTCGAAAAACGCGCCTCCCGCAAATCGCGAATCGAGAAATCCCGCGGACGCGAGAGCCTCGAAATCGCCGTATTTTCCGTTCTTGATGTAGTAGTTCGCCTCGGCCGCCCGAATGGACACCAGCACGTCCTCCGTGAACTGTCTGACCTCCGTTTCCTTCGATTTAAGAAAGATGGGAACGGAGACAGCTATTACAATCGGCAGGAAAAACATCCCGATCAGCATCACGATCGCGGAATAGACCAGAAATCCTACTCCTCCGCGTCTGCGGTTGGCCGCCCAGATTATTCCGAAAATGAGTCCGATAATCGGGCCGAGAACCGGGACGAGCAGCACGAGACATCCTCCCCCGTACAGCGCGCAGCCCGATACCGGCTCGCCTTCCGGCTTGGGCGGCTGTGCGTAATACCGGCCGGATGGCTGCTGCGAGTATTCCTGTCGCGGCGGCTCGCGGCTCTCCTGCGGCTGGGGATAAACCTGTCCGGCTTGGGAAACCTGTTGGGTTTCGGCTTGCGCATCGTCCGCGTGCGGCGAAGCGGCCTGCGCTTCCGGTTCCTGCGGCGGCGAATAGGGATGCAGTATCTGCGCGCCGCAGTGCGCGCAGAATTTAGCGTCTCCGGAATTCGAAGCTCCGCAACTCGTGCAGTGAAGAGGCATTGATTTCTCCTCGAGCCGGCCTCGTTACAATTCAAGATACTGCCGTTCAAATTCCGTCCGCTCGAACGCGATCGGGGCAACCGACTCTTCCGCAGCGGGCGGGGATTGGGGAGCCGGTTTCGATTCATCTTCCATGGTCAGACCCAGAACCAGCAGAAACCAAAAGAAACCGGCGATCATATTGACGATGACGGTGAACACGAGGAAGCCTATCGCGCCGGGACGCCGGGCTTTGAGCCAGTTGACGCTGAAAAAAATGCCCGCGACGGGAATCAAAAGCGTCAGGCATCCAGCTCCGAATGCCTCTCCCGCTCCGACGGGCCTGCCGGCTGCAGGCTGCGTGAATTGCGTTGCAGGCCTGGCGGCGGGCGCGGCGTCCATCCTTGATTCGTGGATTGCGACGCCCGCATCGGATGCCGAATACGTCTGCGCATCTTCGATGCCAAGCGTTGCGATCAATTCCGCCTTTATGTCCGCGGGATTTCGTTCCGAAAGCCGTCCGGTGCCTTCGAACCGCGTTTCGGCGTTGTCAATTTCCGGCGGCTCCGGCCACTCCAGCGGTTTGAATCCGGGCAGCTCATTTTGGGAATCGGCTTTTTCGGATTCCGGCGCGGTTGAAGCAACCGATGCCGAGGCCGCAAGGTCGTGGGACTGCGGCCGTTCGTAGGGAGAAACGAGCTTTGCCCCGCAATTCTGGCAGAAGTTGGCATCCCCCGAATTGGATGCGCCGCAGGCGCTGCAATGAAGTGGCATATCCGTCACCTGGCGGGCGCTGCCGCCGGGAAATCAATTTAACACAGCGCGCGCCGCGCCGCAATCGCACGTATGGATCGCACACCTGCGGCGCGGAATTTTCCGCGCGGCCGCAACCGAGGCGAGAATCTTCCCAGCGGCGTGGTAGTAATCCTGGTTTAATCGCAAGGAGCAAATAGAATGACAAGGATTTTCACGGGTACGCTGTCCGCTTTCGCAGCTTTGCTTATCGTTTGCGGAGCGGCGTCTGCACAGAATAACGGTTCTGAAGGAAACGCAACACAGGAGGACGTAATGAGCTACGGACCGCCGGAAGGA is a window from the bacterium genome containing:
- a CDS encoding zinc-ribbon domain-containing protein, with the protein product MPLHCTSCGASNSGDAKFCAHCGAQILHPYSPPQEPEAQAASPHADDAQAETQQVSQAGQVYPQPQESREPPRQEYSQQPSGRYYAQPPKPEGEPVSGCALYGGGCLVLLVPVLGPIIGLIFGIIWAANRRRGGVGFLVYSAIVMLIGMFFLPIVIAVSVPIFLKSKETEVRQFTEDVLVSIRAAEANYYIKNGKYGDFEALASAGFLDSRFAGGAFFDRGVSITLSVAEDEQSYTAYAILPLGGTMTLDETGNISTEGMADFGEAFTGILKSDEILEGDFADASAKLSANLALIQIRLAESLYYATENAYADLPTLAEKDYLDKKYGSNSITDLEGVKGMTLEFQTDGKTYRATITLPGGGQVWVDESGEIQGEGAYDYGDTAPEEEPCEKSP
- a CDS encoding zinc ribbon domain-containing protein gives rise to the protein MPLHCSACGASNSGDANFCQNCGAKLVSPYERPQSHDLAASASVASTAPESEKADSQNELPGFKPLEWPEPPEIDNAETRFEGTGRLSERNPADIKAELIATLGIEDAQTYSASDAGVAIHESRMDAAPAARPATQFTQPAAGRPVGAGEAFGAGCLTLLIPVAGIFFSVNWLKARRPGAIGFLVFTVIVNMIAGFFWFLLVLGLTMEDESKPAPQSPPAAEESVAPIAFERTEFERQYLEL